A genomic segment from Salvia splendens isolate huo1 chromosome 13, SspV2, whole genome shotgun sequence encodes:
- the LOC121760306 gene encoding beta-carotene isomerase D27, chloroplastic-like isoform X3 yields MEATPLGVAQPYNIINLQLKRRIIDMHRPRSVAKHPHNLDASTKTSYNDNCFDRLAINYLSQSLQSASGMRSGKEGYEGLVEAATMASRRFNSIQQKGVVIDTLKAALPAPLLLLIKKTAPPSKFSRELFAVFTTIFFAWLIGPCQVKESEFEGRKENNVVYVPKCRFLEETNCVGMCTNLCKMPSQLFIKDSLGMPITMVPSKAIKRNHNCGS; encoded by the exons ATGGAAGCAACGCCGTTGGGGGTGGCGCAGCcgtataatattattaatttgcaATTGAAGCGGCGGATTATCGACATGCACAGGCCTCGATCAGTAGCCAAACACCCTCACAATTTGGATGCATCAACCAAAACCTCCTACAACGATAATTGCTTCGATCGTCTCGCCATTAATTATCTCTCACAAAGCTTACAATCCGCATcag GGATGAGAAGCGGCAAGGAAGGTTACGAAGGACTGGTGGAAGCAGCAACAATGGCGTCGCGAAGATTCAATTCAATCCAACAGAAAGGAGTTGTTATTGATACGCTTAAAGCGGCACTCCCTGCTCCGCTTCTTCTTTTG ATAAAAAAAACGGCGCCACCGTCCAAATTTTCAAGAGAGCTCTTTGCCGTCTTCACAACTATTTTTTTCGCATGGCTAATTGGTCCTTGCCAG GTGAAAGAATCAGAGTTTGAAGGTagaaaagagaataatgttgtgTACGTGCCAAAATGCAG GTTTCTTGAGGAGACAAATTGTGTAGGAATGTGCACTAATCTTTGCAAGATGCCTTCTCAATTGTTCATTAAGGACTCCCTTGGAATGCCCATCACTATGGTCCCCA GCAAGGCCATTAAAAGAAACCACAACTGCGGAAGCTAA
- the LOC121760306 gene encoding beta-carotene isomerase D27, chloroplastic-like isoform X1, with product MEATPLGVAQPYNIINLQLKRRIIDMHRPRSVAKHPHNLDASTKTSYNDNCFDRLAINYLSQSLQSASGMRSGKEGYEGLVEAATMASRRFNSIQQKGVVIDTLKAALPAPLLLLIKKTAPPSKFSRELFAVFTTIFFAWLIGPCQVKESEFEGRKENNVVYVPKCRFLEETNCVGMCTNLCKMPSQLFIKDSLGMPITMVPNFEDMSCEMKFGVEPPPQSLDPAFTQPCYKQCKAIKRNHNCGS from the exons ATGGAAGCAACGCCGTTGGGGGTGGCGCAGCcgtataatattattaatttgcaATTGAAGCGGCGGATTATCGACATGCACAGGCCTCGATCAGTAGCCAAACACCCTCACAATTTGGATGCATCAACCAAAACCTCCTACAACGATAATTGCTTCGATCGTCTCGCCATTAATTATCTCTCACAAAGCTTACAATCCGCATcag GGATGAGAAGCGGCAAGGAAGGTTACGAAGGACTGGTGGAAGCAGCAACAATGGCGTCGCGAAGATTCAATTCAATCCAACAGAAAGGAGTTGTTATTGATACGCTTAAAGCGGCACTCCCTGCTCCGCTTCTTCTTTTG ATAAAAAAAACGGCGCCACCGTCCAAATTTTCAAGAGAGCTCTTTGCCGTCTTCACAACTATTTTTTTCGCATGGCTAATTGGTCCTTGCCAG GTGAAAGAATCAGAGTTTGAAGGTagaaaagagaataatgttgtgTACGTGCCAAAATGCAG GTTTCTTGAGGAGACAAATTGTGTAGGAATGTGCACTAATCTTTGCAAGATGCCTTCTCAATTGTTCATTAAGGACTCCCTTGGAATGCCCATCACTATGGTCCCCA ACTTTGAAGATATGAGCTGTGAAATGAAATTTGGTGTGGAGCCTCCTCCACAATCCTTGGATCCAGCGTTCACTCAGCCATGCTACAAGCAAT GCAAGGCCATTAAAAGAAACCACAACTGCGGAAGCTAA
- the LOC121760306 gene encoding beta-carotene isomerase D27, chloroplastic-like isoform X2, whose protein sequence is MHRPRSVAKHPHNLDASTKTSYNDNCFDRLAINYLSQSLQSASGMRSGKEGYEGLVEAATMASRRFNSIQQKGVVIDTLKAALPAPLLLLIKKTAPPSKFSRELFAVFTTIFFAWLIGPCQVKESEFEGRKENNVVYVPKCRFLEETNCVGMCTNLCKMPSQLFIKDSLGMPITMVPNFEDMSCEMKFGVEPPPQSLDPAFTQPCYKQCKAIKRNHNCGS, encoded by the exons ATGCACAGGCCTCGATCAGTAGCCAAACACCCTCACAATTTGGATGCATCAACCAAAACCTCCTACAACGATAATTGCTTCGATCGTCTCGCCATTAATTATCTCTCACAAAGCTTACAATCCGCATcag GGATGAGAAGCGGCAAGGAAGGTTACGAAGGACTGGTGGAAGCAGCAACAATGGCGTCGCGAAGATTCAATTCAATCCAACAGAAAGGAGTTGTTATTGATACGCTTAAAGCGGCACTCCCTGCTCCGCTTCTTCTTTTG ATAAAAAAAACGGCGCCACCGTCCAAATTTTCAAGAGAGCTCTTTGCCGTCTTCACAACTATTTTTTTCGCATGGCTAATTGGTCCTTGCCAG GTGAAAGAATCAGAGTTTGAAGGTagaaaagagaataatgttgtgTACGTGCCAAAATGCAG GTTTCTTGAGGAGACAAATTGTGTAGGAATGTGCACTAATCTTTGCAAGATGCCTTCTCAATTGTTCATTAAGGACTCCCTTGGAATGCCCATCACTATGGTCCCCA ACTTTGAAGATATGAGCTGTGAAATGAAATTTGGTGTGGAGCCTCCTCCACAATCCTTGGATCCAGCGTTCACTCAGCCATGCTACAAGCAAT GCAAGGCCATTAAAAGAAACCACAACTGCGGAAGCTAA
- the LOC121761006 gene encoding beta-carotene isomerase D27, chloroplastic-like, producing the protein MRSGKEGYEGLVEAATMASRRFNSIQQKGVVIDTLKAALPAPLLLLIKKTVPPSKFSRELFPAFTTIFFAWLIGPCQVKESEVEGRKEKNVVYVPKCRFLEETNCVGMCTNLCKMPSQSFIKDSLGMPITMVPNFEDMSCEMKFGVEPPPQSLDPAFTQPCYKQCKAIKRNHNCGS; encoded by the exons ATGAGAAGCGGCAAGGAAGGTTACGAAGGACTGGTGGAAGCAGCAACAATGGCGTCGCGAAGATTCAATTCAATCCAACAGAAAGGAGTTGTTATTGATACGCTTAAAGCGGCACTCCCTGCTCCGCTTCTTCTTTTG ATAAAGAAAACGGTGCCACCGTCCAAATTTTCAAGAGAGCTCTTTCCCGCCTTCACAACTATTTTTTTCGCATGGCTAATTGGTCCTTGCCAG GTGAAAGAATCAGAGGTTGAAGGGAGAAAAGAGAAGAATGTTGTGTATGTGCCAAAATGTAG GTTTCTGGAGGAGACGAATTGTGTAGGAATGTGCACTAATCTTTGCAAGATGCCTTCTCAATCGTTCATTAAGGACTCTCTTGGAATGCCCATCACTATGGTCCCCA ACTTTGAAGATATGAGTTGTGAAATGAAATTTGGTGTGGAGCCTCCTCCACAATCCTTGGATCCAGCGTTCACTCAGCCATGCTACAAGCAAT GCAAGGCCATTAAAAGAAACCACAACTGCGGAAGCTAA
- the LOC121760306 gene encoding beta-carotene isomerase D27, chloroplastic-like isoform X4 encodes MRSGKEGYEGLVEAATMASRRFNSIQQKGVVIDTLKAALPAPLLLLIKKTAPPSKFSRELFAVFTTIFFAWLIGPCQVKESEFEGRKENNVVYVPKCRFLEETNCVGMCTNLCKMPSQLFIKDSLGMPITMVPNFEDMSCEMKFGVEPPPQSLDPAFTQPCYKQCKAIKRNHNCGS; translated from the exons ATGAGAAGCGGCAAGGAAGGTTACGAAGGACTGGTGGAAGCAGCAACAATGGCGTCGCGAAGATTCAATTCAATCCAACAGAAAGGAGTTGTTATTGATACGCTTAAAGCGGCACTCCCTGCTCCGCTTCTTCTTTTG ATAAAAAAAACGGCGCCACCGTCCAAATTTTCAAGAGAGCTCTTTGCCGTCTTCACAACTATTTTTTTCGCATGGCTAATTGGTCCTTGCCAG GTGAAAGAATCAGAGTTTGAAGGTagaaaagagaataatgttgtgTACGTGCCAAAATGCAG GTTTCTTGAGGAGACAAATTGTGTAGGAATGTGCACTAATCTTTGCAAGATGCCTTCTCAATTGTTCATTAAGGACTCCCTTGGAATGCCCATCACTATGGTCCCCA ACTTTGAAGATATGAGCTGTGAAATGAAATTTGGTGTGGAGCCTCCTCCACAATCCTTGGATCCAGCGTTCACTCAGCCATGCTACAAGCAAT GCAAGGCCATTAAAAGAAACCACAACTGCGGAAGCTAA